The Syntrophales bacterium genome includes a window with the following:
- a CDS encoding TonB-dependent receptor: MKKYLVFIGLCMALMIFHVYSFAETINLEEIIVRGEREVGPEESLDIREVRETPARDVGEALKGIEGISSIRKGAIANDIVLRGFQKDNLNVLVDGTRIYGACPNRMDPHSFHVDFAEIEEVSVLKGPFDVKNPGSLGGLIEIKTIKPPKGLGGSINASAGSYENIATSANATYGGKGLDFLFGYAYKYSLPFKDGDGKRITEQYPPSSGNRYKSGDEDNKAYSINTYWTRWGFNLPSNQRMEIAYTRQEADDVIYPYLLMDAVFDNTDRLQVKYEVTDPSESVKKLKAQFYWNQVKHDMTDWKRVSSSGSSSGYSMKTYAEAGTSGGKVEGDFPLHNGVLTVGIDYYLRNWDSDTTLKTGTQDSIPDVDTEDMGTYLEYSRPLTEKGGLTVGARFDHVRTEAHADRTDLYRQYHGTTEREKTDSYGSGNIQVFYSPVKRIELSAGCGQATRPPDAVERYFALEKPMEMPNWVGNPELDPVKNRELDLGIKYSGERLHAKATFFYSRVKDFITIFNLQKPGLKNARSYRNVDAILYGGEISLNIFLPLHLNLQGGISYSRGDDDTYDKPLSEMPPLKGRVAMRHETNGYFTEIEGIFADDQNRVDPALREEETSGWGVMNFKAGMKYKGLSISAGVDNIFDRLYLEHLSYQRDPFSSGVKIPEIGRNLYLNLAWTF, encoded by the coding sequence ATGAAAAAGTATCTTGTGTTTATCGGCCTCTGCATGGCCTTGATGATATTTCACGTCTATTCATTCGCAGAAACCATTAACCTCGAGGAGATTATCGTTAGGGGTGAGAGAGAGGTAGGTCCGGAAGAGTCTCTCGATATCAGGGAAGTTAGAGAGACACCCGCCCGGGATGTGGGGGAAGCCTTGAAAGGTATCGAGGGGATAAGTTCGATCAGAAAAGGCGCCATCGCCAATGACATTGTCCTGCGGGGATTCCAGAAGGACAACCTCAATGTCCTTGTTGACGGGACGAGGATCTACGGGGCATGTCCGAACCGGATGGACCCGCATTCGTTTCATGTTGATTTTGCCGAGATTGAGGAGGTCTCCGTTCTAAAGGGACCGTTCGATGTGAAAAATCCGGGGAGTCTGGGGGGACTGATCGAAATCAAGACGATAAAACCCCCAAAAGGATTAGGGGGCAGTATAAATGCCTCTGCGGGTTCCTACGAAAATATCGCCACCTCTGCCAATGCCACCTATGGGGGTAAGGGCCTGGATTTCCTTTTCGGATATGCTTACAAATACTCCCTTCCCTTCAAGGATGGGGATGGCAAAAGGATCACGGAACAGTACCCCCCTTCATCAGGCAATAGGTATAAAAGCGGGGATGAGGATAACAAGGCATATTCCATTAACACCTACTGGACCAGATGGGGCTTTAATCTCCCGTCCAATCAGAGGATGGAGATCGCCTACACCCGTCAGGAGGCCGACGATGTCATTTATCCCTACCTTCTGATGGACGCTGTTTTCGATAATACGGACCGCCTGCAGGTAAAATACGAGGTCACAGACCCCTCTGAAAGTGTAAAGAAACTGAAGGCTCAATTTTACTGGAACCAGGTAAAACATGATATGACCGACTGGAAGAGGGTATCATCCTCAGGATCCTCATCAGGTTATTCGATGAAGACCTACGCCGAGGCGGGAACTTCCGGAGGCAAAGTGGAGGGGGATTTTCCGCTCCATAACGGTGTTTTGACCGTGGGGATTGACTACTACCTCCGTAACTGGGATAGCGATACTACCTTAAAAACCGGTACCCAGGATTCTATCCCCGATGTTGATACGGAAGATATGGGGACCTACTTAGAGTATAGCCGGCCCCTTACGGAAAAGGGAGGTCTGACAGTGGGTGCCAGGTTCGACCATGTAAGGACAGAAGCCCACGCTGATCGCACCGACCTGTACCGCCAATACCATGGAACGACAGAGAGAGAAAAAACCGATTCCTATGGGAGTGGTAATATCCAGGTCTTCTACTCCCCGGTGAAGAGGATCGAACTCTCCGCCGGATGCGGACAGGCAACCAGGCCACCGGATGCCGTGGAGAGGTACTTCGCCCTGGAAAAACCCATGGAGATGCCAAACTGGGTGGGCAATCCCGAACTCGATCCGGTAAAAAACAGGGAGCTTGATCTGGGCATTAAATACTCAGGGGAGCGCCTTCACGCTAAGGCAACTTTTTTTTACTCCCGTGTAAAAGACTTCATCACCATCTTCAATCTCCAGAAGCCGGGCCTTAAAAATGCGAGGAGCTACAGAAATGTAGACGCCATTCTGTATGGCGGCGAGATCAGCCTGAATATATTTCTCCCCCTCCATCTCAACCTTCAAGGTGGCATCTCCTACAGCCGGGGTGATGATGACACCTATGACAAACCCCTCTCAGAGATGCCTCCGCTGAAGGGAAGAGTTGCCATGAGGCACGAGACAAACGGATATTTCACGGAGATCGAGGGTATCTTCGCCGATGACCAGAACAGGGTTGATCCCGCCCTTCGGGAGGAAGAGACTTCCGGATGGGGGGTGATGAATTTCAAGGCGGGGATGAAATACAAAGGGCTTAGTATCTCTGCTGGTGTTGACAACATTTTTGACAGGCTCTACCTTGAGCACCTCTCCTACCAGCGGGATCCCTTCAGTTCGGGTGTCAAGATCCCGGAGATAGGACGAAACCTTTACTTGAATCTTGCCTGGACCTTTTGA
- a CDS encoding zinc-dependent dehydrogenase, with translation MRVAMYYNNRDVRLEEMPTPRIGPGEILVKVITSGICGSDVMEWYRIKKAPLVLGHEIAGEIVETGRDVKRYKVGDRAFVSHHIPCNTCYYCLRGHHTACETLHTTNYDPGGFAEYVRVPELNVDRGVFLLPDEVSFDEGTFIEPLACVIRGQRVANLQPGQAILILGSGISGMLHLLLARTLGAGRIITTDIGEYRLRMARQFGADAAIHAHEDVPGIFRRLNDNRLADLVIICNGAPSSFSQALQSVDRGGTVLFFAPTEPGVDIPVPVNDFWRNEIKLMPSYGSSPSDTIVAMEIIRAGRMPVRELITHRLSLEETGLGFRLVAEAGESLKVIIEPQR, from the coding sequence ATGCGTGTAGCAATGTACTACAACAACAGGGACGTTCGCCTGGAGGAGATGCCAACACCGCGGATTGGCCCTGGCGAGATACTGGTGAAGGTAATAACCAGTGGTATCTGCGGCAGTGATGTCATGGAGTGGTACCGCATCAAAAAGGCCCCCCTCGTTCTCGGTCATGAAATTGCAGGAGAAATCGTTGAGACAGGAAGGGATGTAAAGCGTTACAAGGTTGGTGACAGAGCCTTCGTCTCTCACCACATACCCTGCAATACCTGTTACTACTGCCTAAGAGGTCACCATACCGCCTGTGAGACGCTGCACACCACAAACTATGATCCCGGTGGTTTTGCGGAGTATGTGCGGGTTCCCGAACTGAATGTTGACCGGGGGGTCTTTCTCCTGCCTGATGAGGTCTCTTTTGATGAGGGTACGTTCATCGAACCGCTGGCCTGTGTTATTCGCGGGCAGAGAGTTGCAAATCTTCAACCGGGGCAGGCGATACTTATCCTCGGCAGCGGCATCTCCGGGATGCTCCACCTGTTACTGGCACGCACCCTCGGCGCGGGCCGGATAATCACGACAGACATCGGCGAATACCGCCTGAGGATGGCGAGACAATTCGGGGCGGATGCGGCGATCCATGCCCATGAAGATGTCCCTGGTATCTTCCGTCGGCTCAACGACAACCGCCTCGCCGATCTTGTCATCATCTGCAATGGCGCCCCCTCTTCCTTCTCTCAGGCGCTGCAATCGGTGGATCGCGGCGGTACCGTTCTCTTTTTTGCCCCCACAGAGCCGGGCGTTGATATCCCTGTACCGGTTAATGACTTCTGGCGCAATGAGATAAAATTGATGCCTTCTTACGGCAGCAGTCCTTCCGATACCATCGTGGCGATGGAAATCATCCGCGCCGGTCGCATGCCCGTAAGAGAGTTGATTACCCACAGGTTAAGCTTGGAAGAAACGGGGCTTGGTTTTCGGCTTGTCGCCGAGGCGGGGGAATCTCTCAAAGTAATTATCGAACCTCAGAGATGA